TCGCCACCGAGGGGGCCGACTTCGACGAGGACGCGCGTGCGTTCCTGGAGTTCATGGCCTCGCCGGGGGCCCAGAAGACGCTGAACCGGATCAAGGGGTCGATCCCGCCGCGGTCCGACGTCGACCTCGGCGACTACCCCGAGATCCTCCGGGAGCAGTTCCGCGACTTCAGGGCGGCCGACCACTTCCCGGGCGGTCACGCCCTCCAGATCACGCCGGACGCGTTCGTCGAGGCGAAGGTCGCCGCCGCGGAGTTCGTCACGACCCGCGACGTCAAGCGGACGACGCAGGCGCTCCTCGACGCTTACGGACACTGACGCGCGGTCCGTCACCGAACCGCACACTGGCGTAAATTTCAACTCATCTGCCAGCGAATCTATCGGTCGTGGCTAGAAGCAACGACTGGGACGCCGACGCCTACGACGCCGACCACGACTTCGTCTACGAGTACGGCGAGAGCCTGATCGACCTGCTGGACCCGAGACCGGGGGAGCGGGTGCTCGACCTCGGGTGCGGGACGGGACACCTCACGGCCGACCTGGCCGAGGCCGTCGGCGAGGGCGACGTCGTCGGAATCGACCAGTCCGACGAAATGGTCGCCGGGGCGCGGGAGACCCATCCCGACCTCCGCTTCGAGTGCGTCGACGCGACCGAGTACGAGGCCGACGAGCCATTCGACGCCGTCTTCTCGAACGCGGCGCTGCACTGGATAGCCAATCAGCGGGCCGTCGCCGAGCGCGTCCGGGCGGCGCTGCGTCCGGGCGGCCGCTTCGTCGCCGAGATGGGCGGCAGCGGCAACGTCGCCGCCGTCGTCGACGCGACGCTCGGCGAACTGGGCGAGCGGGGGTACGACGTCGACCACCCCTGGCGCTTCCCGACGGTCGGCGAGCAGGCGAGCTTGCTGGAGTCGACCGGCTTCGAGGTGCGACTGGCGCGGCTGTTCGACAGGCCCACCGACCTCGACGGGCCGGACGGACTGCGCAACTGGCTGGAGCTGTTCGGCGACTCGC
This genomic interval from Halomicrobium urmianum contains the following:
- a CDS encoding class I SAM-dependent methyltransferase — translated: MARSNDWDADAYDADHDFVYEYGESLIDLLDPRPGERVLDLGCGTGHLTADLAEAVGEGDVVGIDQSDEMVAGARETHPDLRFECVDATEYEADEPFDAVFSNAALHWIANQRAVAERVRAALRPGGRFVAEMGGSGNVAAVVDATLGELGERGYDVDHPWRFPTVGEQASLLESTGFEVRLARLFDRPTDLDGPDGLRNWLELFGDSLFADPTDAERAAVVERVEDRLRPDLYDPETETWTAGYRRLRFVAVRSA